The following coding sequences lie in one Paenibacillus durus ATCC 35681 genomic window:
- a CDS encoding coiled-coil domain-containing protein: MKLKILPSLPRLLSAILLTGTLYTLPAPAAHANIFGDLYRGLEQFSELPDQMNNLQEGYHQTVNELEQTKNALGQTIDELDQTKNQLEAYRSENTSLQEQNRQLTVMIDELRDERAARESYIHRLKVTAATGLGLIAGYFILTRVIRLGMRSRSRRGDRLHK; this comes from the coding sequence ATGAAATTAAAGATTCTTCCTTCACTGCCGCGTCTGCTGTCCGCGATTCTGCTGACCGGAACCCTCTATACTCTTCCCGCGCCGGCAGCCCATGCGAATATTTTTGGTGACCTGTACCGCGGACTGGAGCAATTCTCCGAACTGCCCGACCAGATGAATAATCTGCAGGAAGGCTATCATCAGACCGTAAACGAGCTGGAGCAGACGAAGAATGCGCTTGGACAGACTATAGATGAACTGGATCAAACCAAAAATCAGCTGGAAGCGTACCGCAGCGAGAACACCTCGCTTCAAGAGCAGAACCGGCAGCTTACCGTGATGATCGATGAGCTTAGAGACGAGCGCGCCGCGCGGGAAAGCTATATACACCGTCTTAAAGTGACTGCGGCTACAGGTCTCGGACTGATTGCGGGTTATTTTATTCTCACTAGAGTTATCCGCCTTGGCATGCGAAGCCGTTCCCGGAGAGGGGACAGATTGCATAAATAA
- a CDS encoding ABC transporter ATP-binding protein: MSENLLEVKGLKKYYPIKKGFLNKTQGFVKAVDDISFAVRRGETFGLVGESGCGKSTTGRSLLRLIEPTAGEILFEGQDIRKLSMEELRKRRRDMQIVFQDPFSSLDPRNTVERILEEPMIVHGVGDAKERKAAVLRLADVVGLSKAHLQRYPHQFSGGQRQRIGIARALALQPKLIVADEPVSALDVSIQSQVINLMQDLQREFGLTYIFIAHDLSVVKHICDRVAVMYLGRIVEITDKEKLYSHPQHPYTQALLSAVPEPDPDLRKERIILQGEVPSPANAPVGCAFNTRCPHVMDICRNSRPQLAETEAGHFTACYLYGGESRTQLA, translated from the coding sequence ATGAGCGAAAATCTGCTGGAAGTAAAGGGACTCAAGAAATACTATCCGATTAAAAAAGGGTTTCTGAATAAAACGCAGGGCTTCGTCAAGGCCGTGGACGACATCTCGTTTGCCGTCCGCAGAGGCGAGACATTCGGCCTGGTGGGAGAGAGCGGCTGCGGCAAATCGACGACCGGACGCTCGCTGCTCCGGTTGATTGAGCCGACGGCCGGGGAGATCCTCTTCGAGGGACAGGACATACGCAAGCTGTCCATGGAAGAGCTGCGCAAGCGGCGCCGGGATATGCAGATTGTGTTCCAGGACCCGTTCTCCTCGCTGGACCCGCGCAACACGGTGGAGCGGATTCTGGAGGAGCCGATGATCGTCCACGGCGTTGGTGACGCCAAGGAGCGCAAAGCCGCCGTTCTGCGGCTGGCTGACGTTGTCGGCCTGTCGAAGGCTCACCTTCAGCGCTACCCGCATCAGTTCTCCGGAGGCCAGCGGCAGCGGATCGGCATCGCCCGGGCGCTTGCCCTTCAGCCGAAGCTGATTGTGGCGGATGAGCCTGTCTCCGCGCTGGACGTATCCATCCAGTCGCAGGTGATTAACCTGATGCAGGATCTGCAGCGCGAATTCGGATTAACCTACATTTTCATCGCGCATGATCTCAGCGTGGTAAAGCATATTTGCGACCGGGTCGCGGTGATGTACCTTGGGCGGATCGTGGAGATTACCGACAAGGAGAAGCTGTATTCCCATCCCCAGCATCCTTATACGCAGGCGCTGCTGTCGGCGGTCCCCGAGCCCGATCCGGATTTGCGGAAGGAGCGCATTATTTTGCAGGGCGAGGTACCGAGTCCGGCGAATGCGCCGGTAGGCTGCGCCTTCAATACAAGATGTCCGCATGTGATGGATATATGCCGCAATTCGCGGCCGCAGCTTGCCGAGACGGAAGCGGGACACTTCACTGCCTGTTATCTGTACGGCGGGGAATCCAGAACGCAGCTTGCCTAA
- a CDS encoding ABC transporter ATP-binding protein yields MIQPILQIENLHTHFFTEKGEVPAVDGVDLYINPGEVLGVVGESGCGKSVTSLSVLKLVPNPPGRIVDGRIMFKGTDIVPLKEKDMRKIRGNAVSMIFQEPMTSLNPLFTVGQQIIETVRLHRGLSKKEAREHAVEMLRKVGIPRPEAIIDEYPHQLSGGMRQRVMIAMSISCSPELLIADEPTTALDVTIQAQILDLIRRLNEEQGTAVMMITHDLGVVAEMCHRVAVMYAGKVVEEGSVHDIFKNPLHPYTQGLIASVPRMDETRERLYSIPGNVPILSKNMQGCRFAPRCSQVMDICRQSLPELTLQENRHSCRCWLHDGSQEDAV; encoded by the coding sequence TTGATCCAACCTATTCTACAAATTGAGAATCTACATACGCATTTCTTTACGGAAAAAGGAGAAGTGCCTGCGGTCGACGGCGTCGATCTCTATATCAATCCCGGCGAGGTACTGGGCGTGGTGGGAGAATCGGGCTGCGGAAAAAGCGTCACCTCCCTGTCCGTGCTGAAGCTTGTGCCTAATCCGCCAGGCCGCATTGTCGATGGCCGCATTATGTTCAAGGGTACGGATATCGTGCCGCTGAAGGAAAAGGATATGCGGAAAATTCGCGGCAACGCCGTGTCCATGATTTTTCAGGAGCCGATGACCTCACTCAATCCGCTGTTCACCGTAGGCCAGCAAATTATCGAAACGGTGCGTCTGCACCGGGGATTGTCCAAAAAGGAAGCCCGCGAGCATGCGGTGGAAATGCTTCGCAAGGTCGGCATCCCAAGGCCGGAGGCTATTATCGACGAGTACCCGCATCAACTGTCGGGAGGCATGCGTCAGCGGGTAATGATCGCGATGTCGATCTCCTGCAGTCCGGAGCTGCTGATTGCGGACGAGCCGACAACCGCGCTCGACGTGACGATTCAGGCGCAGATTCTGGATCTGATCCGCCGGCTCAACGAGGAGCAGGGGACAGCCGTTATGATGATCACCCACGATTTGGGCGTCGTTGCGGAGATGTGCCACCGGGTCGCCGTCATGTACGCAGGCAAGGTTGTGGAGGAAGGTTCAGTTCATGATATTTTCAAAAATCCGCTGCATCCGTACACCCAGGGCCTGATCGCTTCCGTGCCGAGGATGGATGAGACCCGCGAGCGCCTGTATTCGATTCCGGGCAACGTGCCGATTTTGAGCAAAAATATGCAGGGCTGCCGGTTTGCGCCGCGCTGTTCGCAAGTGATGGACATCTGCCGCCAGTCTCTGCCGGAGCTAACGCTTCAGGAGAACCGGCACAGCTGCAGATGCTGGCTGCATGACGGTAGTCAGGAGGATGCGGTATGA
- a CDS encoding helix-turn-helix transcriptional regulator, with amino-acid sequence MTDRLIRLMRIITLVQAKPGILARELAERCGTSERTIYRDMDALSAMHIPITHMGHGKGYAFIGNFALYPLDWSSEESAAFSQLSHAIEMIKPLMPRGFESAYEKVMAAEYKQKADREEKMEIARKEAGSLWLERNGAVPEQFHLIRILHAVLKQKCIRADYFDNAQEENGLEIDPYYLVPLENRFHLIGYCHRMKVIRSFHTHDLTNVKLTDKNFSKQPFNLQAFTKQKWSVDEDSLRMVFKVRFTEGALEEIRRGKSGIVPIKTEQHGKYAYFEVSLERDREFIDWVTNFKEAAEIIEPVHYREVLRYQLEKWLSLYK; translated from the coding sequence ATGACAGACCGATTAATCCGTCTGATGCGTATTATTACGCTCGTTCAGGCCAAGCCTGGCATTTTGGCGCGCGAGTTGGCTGAACGCTGCGGCACCAGCGAGAGAACGATCTATCGGGATATGGATGCTCTGAGTGCTATGCATATCCCGATTACCCACATGGGGCATGGGAAAGGATATGCTTTTATCGGCAATTTTGCGTTGTACCCCCTGGACTGGTCATCGGAGGAATCGGCCGCATTTTCGCAGCTTAGCCACGCCATAGAGATGATTAAGCCGTTGATGCCCCGTGGCTTCGAGAGTGCTTATGAAAAAGTGATGGCGGCCGAATACAAGCAGAAGGCGGACAGAGAAGAAAAAATGGAAATCGCCAGGAAGGAAGCCGGTTCTCTTTGGCTGGAGCGAAACGGCGCCGTGCCGGAACAGTTCCACCTGATCCGTATTCTTCACGCTGTTCTGAAACAGAAATGCATACGCGCCGATTACTTCGACAATGCTCAGGAGGAGAACGGACTCGAGATTGATCCGTATTACCTGGTCCCACTGGAAAATCGTTTTCATCTTATCGGATATTGTCACCGCATGAAGGTCATCCGAAGCTTTCACACCCATGATCTGACGAATGTCAAACTGACGGATAAGAACTTTTCCAAACAACCGTTCAACTTGCAGGCATTTACGAAACAAAAGTGGTCAGTGGATGAGGACAGCCTCCGTATGGTGTTTAAGGTCAGGTTTACTGAAGGTGCGCTGGAGGAAATTAGGAGGGGAAAAAGTGGGATTGTTCCCATAAAAACGGAGCAGCATGGTAAGTACGCCTATTTTGAGGTCTCGCTTGAGCGGGACAGGGAATTCATTGATTGGGTGACGAACTTTAAAGAAGCAGCGGAAATCATCGAGCCTGTCCATTACAGGGAAGTTTTACGCTATCAACTAGAGAAATGGCTGTCGCTGTATAAATAG